Below is a window of Chlamydiota bacterium DNA.
GTCGAAATCTTATCATAGGCAATTTGGGCGGCGTTCTTTTCCGCCTCTTTTTTGCTCGCTCCCGCCCCGTGACCAAATATTTCTCCGGCAATGGTTACAGTTGCTTCAAAATGTTTTTTATGATCGGGCCCTGTTTCAGAGATAATCGCATACACTGGATTAGACTTATATTGGATATGGGCCAATTCCTGTAAAAGATTTTTATATTCCTTCATATGAACTTCATGGGGAATTTTTTTGAGGAGTTCCTTGAATTGGGAGAGGATGAATTTTTTGATCGCTCGAACGCCTCGATCAAGATAAATGGCTCCGATGAGTCCTTCAAATGCATTGGCTAAAATGGAATCACGCTCCCGTCCTCCCGAGGCCTCTTCTCCCTTACTCAAAAAAAGGAAACGTCCCAAATCCATTTTTCGAGCCAGCATGGCCAAGGTCTCACGGCGAATGAGGGTGGACTTGATGACAGAAAGTTCTCCTTCTTGATAATCTTTTAAGCGCCGAAAGATTTCATCGGTGATAATCATTCCCAGAATGGCATCCCCTAAAAATTCCAGCCGCTCGTTATTCCTTAAATC
It encodes the following:
- the rnc gene encoding ribonuclease III, which produces MKTEHSETIADLEKVIAHVFRHKHLAYEALCHKSYAYDGQQKEDLRNNERLEFLGDAILGMIITDEIFRRLKDYQEGELSVIKSTLIRRETLAMLARKMDLGRFLFLSKGEEASGGRERDSILANAFEGLIGAIYLDRGVRAIKKFILSQFKELLKKIPHEVHMKEYKNLLQELAHIQYKSNPVYAIISETGPDHKKHFEATVTIAGEIFGHGAGASKKEAEKNAAQIAYDKISTSK